In Deinococcus maricopensis DSM 21211, one genomic interval encodes:
- the lnt gene encoding apolipoprotein N-acyltransferase, with translation MFITVVAPALAGALLAACGLPQPWSALSALPLALVFALIARAPTARAASAAAFWAGLAYFTVQLFWLPVSFSAGFGAFGAVMFVPVILLQAGFWALTAWLTARAVREPLARGWALAGAWTLLSYARTLGPLPFPWADVGYTLLPTPLVQVADLVGVHGLNLLVALTASALVAAVWGAWRPLLGVLVLLAGGTTYGVIAGRAPLTAGGPEGRALLLRTDIDSFEKATQSATVPLVEQSRTLSAARRPDEIVVWSETALPDPSYLPQFPAPGLSGLGFFTFDERGQLTARMNTAVSITPDVRIGARYDKAHPVPFGELFPLRDELNAVYAAVEQHITHFPLASTRPGEARAPLTLNGVAYGTYICYDSIFPAVTRALAHNGAQVLVNVSNDGWFVGWGVEQHLMMGRVRAIETRRYVLRSVNRGVAAVIDDLGRVVQRLDHGEGVLHARFVPSTAQTVYVRVGDAPALVAAALLVLLAVGVDGRARRRRLY, from the coding sequence GTGTTCATCACCGTCGTCGCGCCCGCGCTCGCCGGGGCCCTGCTGGCCGCGTGCGGCCTTCCTCAACCCTGGAGTGCCCTGAGCGCCCTGCCGCTCGCGTTGGTGTTCGCGCTGATCGCCCGCGCGCCCACCGCCCGCGCCGCGAGCGCCGCCGCGTTCTGGGCGGGCCTCGCGTACTTCACGGTGCAGCTGTTCTGGCTGCCGGTCAGTTTCTCTGCCGGGTTCGGCGCGTTCGGCGCCGTCATGTTCGTGCCGGTGATCCTGCTGCAGGCGGGCTTCTGGGCGCTCACGGCGTGGCTGACGGCGCGCGCGGTCCGCGAGCCGCTCGCGCGCGGGTGGGCGCTGGCGGGCGCGTGGACGCTGCTGTCGTACGCGCGCACGCTCGGGCCGCTGCCGTTCCCCTGGGCGGACGTGGGGTACACCCTGCTGCCCACGCCGCTCGTGCAGGTCGCGGACCTCGTGGGCGTGCACGGCCTGAACCTGCTGGTGGCCCTTACCGCGTCGGCGCTCGTCGCGGCCGTGTGGGGTGCGTGGCGGCCCCTGCTGGGCGTGCTCGTGCTGCTCGCCGGCGGCACCACGTACGGCGTGATAGCGGGCCGCGCGCCCCTCACCGCCGGCGGCCCCGAAGGGCGCGCGCTGCTGCTGCGCACCGACATCGACTCGTTCGAGAAGGCCACGCAGAGCGCCACGGTCCCGCTGGTGGAGCAGAGCCGCACGCTGTCCGCCGCGCGCCGCCCGGACGAGATCGTCGTGTGGAGCGAGACGGCCCTGCCGGACCCGTCGTACCTGCCGCAGTTCCCCGCGCCCGGCCTGAGCGGCCTGGGCTTCTTCACGTTCGACGAGCGCGGGCAGCTCACCGCGCGCATGAACACCGCCGTGAGCATCACGCCGGACGTGCGGATCGGCGCGCGCTACGACAAGGCCCACCCGGTGCCGTTCGGGGAGCTGTTCCCCCTGCGCGACGAACTGAACGCCGTGTACGCCGCCGTGGAGCAGCACATCACGCACTTTCCGCTGGCGTCCACGCGCCCCGGCGAGGCGCGCGCGCCTCTCACCCTGAACGGCGTGGCGTACGGCACGTACATCTGCTACGACAGCATCTTCCCGGCGGTGACGCGCGCCCTCGCGCACAACGGCGCGCAGGTGCTCGTGAACGTCAGCAATGACGGGTGGTTCGTCGGGTGGGGCGTGGAGCAGCACCTGATGATGGGCCGCGTGCGCGCCATCGAGACGCGCCGGTACGTGCTGCGCAGCGTGAACCGTGGCGTGGCCGCCGTCATTGACGACCTGGGCCGCGTCGTGCAGCGCCTGGACCACGGCGAGGGCGTGCTGCACGCACGGTTCGTGCCGTCCACGGCGCAGACGGTGTACGTCCGCGTGGGGGACGCGCCCGCGCTGGTCGCGGCGGCGCTGCTGGTGCTGCTGGCCGTCGGGGTGGACGGGCGGGCGCGGCGCCGCCGCCTTTATTAA
- a CDS encoding metallophosphoesterase family protein gives MRLAFLSDLHGNIHALTAVKRFLQENPVDSVIVTGDLVGYGASPGPIIDFVRREGWPCGMGGSDARVAFSFQERSERKGVADQVLAWTRTNLTPDQLEFLRRLPTGGRVMTPLGRLRFFHGSPHNPEERLNLMAPDQELEAVAQQLGARVVVVGGTHIPFMRTVGETTFVDPGSVGLTLNHEPGADVAIVDASGRRPKVTLHKVPYDYHSAAFDIMAWSLPPVIADVIRNGRM, from the coding sequence TTGAGACTGGCGTTCCTTAGCGACTTGCACGGCAACATTCACGCGCTCACCGCCGTGAAACGCTTCCTTCAGGAGAACCCTGTGGACAGCGTCATCGTCACTGGCGACCTCGTCGGGTACGGGGCGAGCCCAGGGCCGATCATCGACTTCGTCCGCCGCGAAGGCTGGCCGTGCGGCATGGGCGGCAGCGACGCGCGCGTGGCGTTCAGCTTCCAGGAGCGAAGCGAACGCAAGGGCGTCGCGGACCAGGTGCTCGCGTGGACCCGCACGAACCTCACCCCGGACCAGCTGGAGTTCCTGCGGCGCCTCCCCACCGGCGGGCGCGTCATGACGCCGCTCGGGCGGCTGCGGTTCTTCCACGGCAGCCCGCACAACCCCGAGGAGCGCCTGAACCTGATGGCGCCCGACCAGGAACTCGAAGCGGTCGCGCAGCAGCTCGGCGCGCGCGTCGTCGTGGTCGGCGGCACGCACATCCCGTTCATGCGCACGGTCGGCGAGACGACGTTCGTGGACCCGGGCAGCGTCGGCCTCACCCTGAACCACGAGCCCGGCGCGGACGTCGCCATTGTGGACGCGTCGGGCCGCCGACCGAAAGTCACGCTGCACAAGGTGCCGTACGACTATCACTCGGCGGCGTTCGACATCATGGCGTGGAGTCTGCCGCCGGTCATCGCGGACGTCATCCGTAACGGCCGCATGTGA
- a CDS encoding DedA family protein yields the protein MLDWIQHLMQSMGYIGIALLMCLENVFPPIPSELIMPLAGFTASRGDLTFVGVVIAGTVGSVLGALPLYYIGKVVGEERLVKWADKYGAWLTVSGDEIRKADDWFDRHGHKMVLFVRLVPGVRSLISIPAGISGMPLPKFLLYTSIGTALWSTLLASLGLLLGEHYERVEQYLGPATYLILGGLLLYIVVSVIRRRRRQK from the coding sequence ATGCTGGACTGGATTCAACACCTTATGCAATCCATGGGGTACATCGGCATCGCGCTGCTGATGTGCCTGGAAAACGTCTTTCCGCCCATTCCGTCCGAACTGATCATGCCGCTCGCGGGCTTCACTGCCTCGCGCGGCGACCTCACCTTCGTCGGCGTCGTGATCGCCGGCACGGTCGGTTCCGTGCTGGGCGCCCTGCCGCTCTACTACATCGGGAAGGTCGTCGGCGAGGAACGCCTCGTGAAGTGGGCCGACAAGTACGGCGCGTGGCTCACGGTGTCCGGCGATGAGATCCGCAAGGCCGACGACTGGTTCGACCGGCACGGGCACAAGATGGTGCTGTTCGTGCGCCTCGTCCCGGGCGTGCGCAGCCTGATCTCCATCCCGGCGGGCATTTCCGGCATGCCGCTCCCGAAGTTCCTGCTGTACACCAGCATCGGCACGGCCCTGTGGTCCACGCTGCTCGCGTCGCTCGGCCTGCTGCTCGGCGAGCATTACGAACGCGTCGAGCAGTACCTCGGGCCCGCCACGTACCTCATCCTGGGCGGCCTGCTGCTGTACATCGTCGTGAGCGTCATTCGCCGGCGCCGCCGGCAGAAGTAG
- a CDS encoding aminotransferase class V-fold PLP-dependent enzyme, which yields MLPEHSEHTLLTPGPTPLHPHAQHALTRPMLGHMDPDVFALNREIQADLRTMYGATPDTFTALLAGTGSLGMEAGFANLVEPGDTVVVCANGSFGARMAEMAERYGAHVRTVTAPLGEPIDPEQVAAHLDGARMVAVVHGETSTGVLNPVPAIARLARESGALLTVDAVTTAGMEPFHAEAWGVDYAYTGAQKCLSAPPGVAPVMISDRAFDRFHARRERTPLWYCDFDGLRDYWERQSYHHTVPVNLHFALHAALRAALDEGLTTRRDRVRHLSGAIQATLAPLGFTPFVRDPAARLPTVLALRLPDGLDDAGVRRALRERHISITGGLGPTAGLIWRLGLMGEAARPAPYRTLMTALEDLLGAPGLRARFDDALAAVPA from the coding sequence ATGTTGCCCGAGCATTCCGAACACACCCTGCTGACGCCCGGCCCCACACCCCTGCACCCACACGCGCAGCACGCCCTCACCCGCCCCATGCTCGGCCACATGGACCCCGACGTGTTCGCCCTCAACCGCGAAATTCAGGCGGACCTGCGCACCATGTACGGCGCCACCCCCGACACCTTCACCGCCCTGCTCGCCGGCACCGGCAGCCTCGGCATGGAGGCCGGCTTCGCGAACCTCGTCGAGCCCGGCGACACGGTCGTCGTGTGCGCGAACGGCAGCTTCGGCGCGCGCATGGCCGAAATGGCCGAGCGGTACGGCGCGCACGTCCGCACCGTCACCGCCCCCCTCGGCGAACCCATCGACCCCGAGCAGGTCGCCGCACACCTCGACGGCGCCCGCATGGTCGCCGTCGTCCACGGCGAAACCAGCACCGGCGTCCTCAACCCCGTCCCGGCCATCGCACGCCTCGCGCGCGAAAGCGGCGCGCTCCTCACCGTCGACGCCGTCACCACCGCCGGCATGGAGCCCTTCCACGCCGAAGCGTGGGGCGTGGACTATGCCTACACCGGCGCGCAGAAGTGCCTGTCCGCCCCGCCCGGCGTCGCGCCCGTCATGATCAGTGACCGCGCCTTCGACCGCTTCCACGCGCGCCGTGAGCGCACGCCCCTGTGGTACTGCGACTTCGACGGCCTGCGCGACTACTGGGAGCGCCAGTCGTACCACCACACCGTTCCCGTCAACCTGCATTTCGCGCTGCACGCTGCACTGCGCGCCGCGCTCGACGAGGGCCTCACCACCCGCCGCGACCGCGTCCGGCACCTCAGCGGCGCCATCCAGGCGACCCTCGCGCCCCTCGGGTTCACGCCATTCGTCCGCGACCCCGCCGCGCGCCTCCCCACCGTCCTCGCGCTGCGCCTCCCGGACGGCCTCGACGACGCGGGCGTCCGCCGCGCCCTGCGCGAGCGGCACATCAGCATCACCGGCGGTCTCGGCCCCACCGCCGGCCTGATCTGGCGCCTCGGCCTGATGGGCGAGGCCGCGCGCCCCGCCCCGTACCGCACCCTCATGACCGCCCTGGAGGACCTGCTGGGCGCCCCCGGCCTGCGCGCGCGCTTCGACGACGCGCTCGCCGCCGTTCCCGCCTGA
- a CDS encoding acetate/propionate family kinase: MQVLVLNAGSSSLKYQLIDTNTGEVLTRGLVERIGTDVPDHTAALHQAMTTLPETARVEAVGHRVVHGGERFSAPTRITDAVLTDLDRLSTLAPLHNPPALQGIRAARALLPAVPMVAVFDTAFHSTLPPHAYTYAIPYDLYSEHGLRRYGFHGTSHAFVAREAAHVLGQDLRDLKLVTLHLGNGASAAAVQGGVSVDTSMGFTPLEGLVMGTRSGDIDPAIALWLAAKHGPARASDILNRESGLLGLSGVSNDLRDLHRAALAGADRAQLTLQVMVYRLRKQVGAYAAAMNGLDALVFTGGIGENDPWVRAQVVNGLSFLGFHLDEECNERRGQTTRITLAGEMPAALVIPTDEEGEIARQTATTLLA, encoded by the coding sequence ATGCAGGTCCTCGTCCTGAACGCCGGCTCCAGCAGCCTCAAATACCAACTCATCGACACCAACACCGGCGAGGTCCTCACGCGCGGCCTGGTTGAACGCATCGGCACCGACGTCCCCGACCACACCGCCGCGCTGCACCAGGCCATGACGACCCTGCCCGAAACCGCCCGCGTGGAAGCCGTCGGGCACCGCGTCGTCCACGGGGGAGAGCGCTTCAGCGCCCCCACCCGCATCACCGACGCCGTACTCACGGACCTCGACCGCCTCAGCACCCTCGCGCCACTCCACAACCCGCCCGCCCTCCAGGGCATCCGCGCCGCCCGCGCGCTGCTCCCCGCAGTGCCCATGGTGGCCGTGTTCGACACCGCGTTCCACTCGACCCTCCCGCCGCACGCGTACACGTACGCCATCCCATACGACCTGTACAGCGAGCACGGCCTGCGCCGCTACGGCTTCCACGGCACCAGCCACGCGTTCGTCGCGCGGGAAGCCGCGCACGTCCTTGGCCAGGACCTCCGGGACCTGAAGCTCGTTACGCTGCACCTCGGGAACGGCGCGAGTGCCGCTGCCGTTCAGGGCGGCGTGAGCGTCGACACCAGCATGGGCTTCACGCCCCTGGAGGGCCTCGTGATGGGCACCCGCAGCGGCGACATCGACCCGGCCATTGCGCTATGGCTCGCCGCGAAGCACGGCCCGGCGCGCGCCTCGGACATCCTGAACCGCGAGAGTGGCCTGCTGGGCCTGTCCGGCGTGAGCAACGACCTGCGCGACCTGCACCGCGCGGCCCTGGCCGGCGCGGACCGCGCGCAGCTGACCTTGCAGGTGATGGTGTACCGCCTGCGCAAGCAGGTCGGCGCGTACGCTGCCGCCATGAACGGCCTGGACGCGCTGGTGTTCACGGGCGGCATCGGCGAGAACGACCCGTGGGTGCGCGCGCAGGTCGTGAACGGCCTGTCGTTCCTGGGGTTCCACCTGGACGAGGAGTGCAACGAACGCCGCGGGCAGACGACGCGCATCACGCTCGCCGGGGAGATGCCGGCGGCGCTGGTCATTCCGACAGACGAGGAAGGGGAGATCGCGCGGCAGACCGCGACGACGCTGCTCGCCTGA
- a CDS encoding MBL fold metallo-hydrolase, whose amino-acid sequence MTWLHTLTLGDARVTSLTDGQFRLDGGAMFGVVPKALWANLTAPDEDNRIPLRINPLLIQLGGQNVLVETGMWDRGGEKFDAMYAVERDETLFTGLRAVGLTPNDIHLVINTHLHFDHCGRNTDALGQPTFPNARYVVQRQELEDALSPHDRNRASYIPDTFMPIHEAGLFEVVDGETELLPGLSVVPLPGHNLGQQGVVLQSGGRMLVACADLMPTLVHAPYAYNMGYDLYPVTNLEVRKRYFPAWAEAGAIIAPPHDPHAPFGRFESAKRGYTAVPVFGEQ is encoded by the coding sequence ATGACCTGGTTGCATACCCTGACCCTCGGCGACGCCCGCGTCACGTCCCTCACCGACGGGCAGTTCCGCCTGGACGGCGGCGCGATGTTCGGCGTCGTCCCGAAAGCCCTGTGGGCGAACCTGACCGCGCCCGACGAGGACAACCGCATTCCGCTGCGCATCAACCCCCTGCTGATTCAACTGGGCGGCCAGAACGTCCTTGTCGAGACGGGCATGTGGGACCGCGGCGGTGAGAAGTTCGACGCGATGTACGCCGTGGAGCGCGACGAGACGCTGTTTACGGGCCTGCGCGCCGTGGGCCTCACGCCCAACGACATCCACCTGGTGATCAACACGCACCTGCATTTCGACCATTGCGGACGCAACACGGACGCGCTCGGCCAGCCGACCTTCCCGAACGCGCGCTACGTCGTGCAGCGTCAGGAACTCGAGGACGCCCTCAGCCCGCACGACCGGAACCGCGCGAGTTACATTCCGGACACGTTCATGCCCATTCACGAGGCGGGCCTGTTCGAGGTGGTGGACGGCGAGACAGAGTTGCTGCCGGGCCTGAGCGTCGTGCCGCTGCCGGGCCATAACCTCGGGCAGCAGGGCGTCGTGCTGCAGTCGGGCGGGCGAATGCTGGTGGCGTGCGCGGACCTGATGCCGACGCTGGTGCACGCGCCGTACGCGTACAACATGGGCTACGACCTGTACCCGGTCACGAACCTGGAAGTCCGCAAGCGGTACTTTCCAGCGTGGGCGGAAGCCGGCGCGATCATCGCGCCACCGCACGACCCTCACGCGCCGTTCGGCCGGTTCGAGTCGGCGAAGCGCGGGTACACGGCCGTTCCGGTGTTCGGCGAGCAGTAG
- a CDS encoding ferritin-like domain-containing protein, with the protein MTNPEPSLTLPMTDLHDLYLEQLRDVYSAETQLVQALPTMADAATAQVLKDGFHAHLQETLGQVERLERIFADLGEQPGGHTCQAMQGLIAEGQEMIREKAVPAVRDAGLIAAAQRVEHYEIAAYGTVRTYADLLGHPEHAMLLRTSEDEESAADQRLTALAGRINVQAMQG; encoded by the coding sequence ATGACGAACCCCGAGCCCAGCCTGACCCTGCCGATGACCGACCTGCACGACCTGTACCTCGAACAGCTCCGCGACGTGTACTCCGCCGAGACGCAACTCGTGCAGGCCCTGCCGACGATGGCGGACGCCGCCACGGCGCAGGTCCTCAAGGACGGCTTCCACGCGCACCTGCAGGAGACGCTCGGGCAGGTCGAGCGGCTGGAGCGCATCTTCGCGGACCTCGGCGAGCAGCCGGGCGGGCACACCTGCCAGGCCATGCAGGGCCTCATCGCCGAAGGTCAGGAGATGATCCGCGAGAAGGCCGTGCCCGCCGTGCGCGACGCCGGCCTGATCGCCGCCGCGCAGCGCGTGGAGCACTACGAGATCGCCGCGTACGGCACCGTCCGCACGTACGCGGACCTGCTCGGGCACCCGGAGCACGCGATGCTGCTGCGCACCAGCGAGGACGAGGAGAGCGCCGCCGACCAGCGCCTCACGGCGCTCGCGGGCCGCATCAACGTGCAGGCGATGCAGGGCTGA
- the trpA gene encoding tryptophan synthase subunit alpha yields MTVTQTRTERIHAAFDRARTEGRAAFIPFLTAGYPNAAGFHAVARALLDRADLMEVGLPYSDPLGDGPVIQRASEQVLREGSSTLRTFEYVRALRAESSTPILLMTYINPVYAVGPERFMRLAVEAGVDGLILPDLPPDQDEEIQALARQAGLALTFLIAPTSTPERVALVTRACTGFVYAVSVTGVTGAREGSALGEVPALVALARQHTSLPVAVGFGVKDAATARAVAVDAGADGVVVGSAFIQAIERGEDAAALADAIRSGTRK; encoded by the coding sequence ATGACCGTCACGCAGACCCGCACGGAACGGATTCACGCCGCGTTCGACCGCGCGCGCACCGAGGGCCGCGCCGCGTTCATCCCGTTCCTCACGGCCGGCTACCCGAACGCTGCGGGCTTCCACGCGGTCGCGCGCGCGCTGCTGGACCGCGCTGACCTGATGGAGGTGGGCCTGCCGTACAGCGACCCGCTCGGCGACGGTCCGGTCATCCAGCGCGCCAGCGAGCAGGTCCTGCGCGAGGGCAGCAGCACCCTGCGCACCTTCGAGTACGTGCGCGCGCTCCGCGCCGAGTCGAGCACGCCCATCCTGCTCATGACGTACATCAATCCCGTGTACGCCGTCGGCCCGGAACGCTTCATGCGCCTCGCCGTGGAGGCCGGCGTGGACGGCCTGATCCTCCCGGACCTGCCGCCCGACCAGGACGAGGAGATTCAGGCGCTCGCCCGTCAGGCGGGCCTGGCCCTGACGTTTCTGATCGCGCCGACCAGCACGCCGGAGCGTGTGGCGCTGGTCACGCGCGCGTGCACGGGGTTCGTGTACGCCGTGAGCGTGACGGGCGTGACGGGCGCGCGTGAGGGCAGCGCCCTGGGGGAAGTCCCGGCGCTTGTCGCGCTCGCGCGGCAGCATACGTCCCTGCCCGTCGCGGTGGGGTTCGGCGTGAAGGACGCCGCGACGGCCCGCGCGGTCGCCGTGGACGCCGGCGCGGACGGCGTGGTCGTCGGCAGTGCCTTCATTCAGGCCATCGAGCGCGGCGAGGACGCCGCCGCCCTCGCGGACGCCATCCGCAGCGGCACCCGCAAGTAA
- the trpB gene encoding tryptophan synthase subunit beta: MSLPTYPQPDARGRYGRFGGRYVPETLIPALDELERAYTEAKNDPEYLRELAYYLGDFVGRESPLYYAENLTRHAGGAKIYLKREDLNHTGAHKINNCVGQALLARRMGKQRIIAETGAGQHGVATATACALLGLQCVVYMGAEDIRRQALNVFRMKLLGAEVREVTSGTSTLKDATNEAIRDWVTNVRDTFYILGSVVGPHPYPAMVRDLQSVIGEEVKRQLQEKEGRSVPDAIIACVGGGSNAIGIFAPFAYEQPRPLLIGAEAAGEGVESGRHAASVAGGKVGVLHGSMMYLLHDDEGQILPAHSVSAGLDYPGIGPEHCWYSETGAATYVPVTDAQALDALQLLARTEGIIPALESAHAIHQAIETARELGEGKVIVVNLSGRGDKDVVEVMRLLDGVERQEVHA, encoded by the coding sequence ATGTCCCTCCCCACGTACCCCCAACCCGACGCGCGCGGACGGTACGGACGCTTCGGCGGACGCTACGTCCCCGAAACGCTCATTCCCGCCCTCGACGAACTCGAACGCGCCTACACCGAAGCCAAGAACGACCCCGAGTACCTCCGCGAACTCGCGTACTACCTCGGCGACTTCGTCGGCCGCGAAAGCCCCCTGTACTACGCCGAGAACCTCACCCGCCACGCCGGCGGCGCAAAAATCTACCTGAAGCGCGAGGACCTCAACCACACCGGCGCGCACAAGATCAACAACTGCGTCGGCCAGGCCCTCCTCGCCCGCCGCATGGGCAAGCAGCGCATCATCGCCGAAACGGGCGCCGGGCAGCACGGCGTCGCCACCGCCACCGCCTGCGCCCTGCTCGGGTTGCAGTGCGTCGTGTACATGGGCGCCGAGGACATCCGCCGCCAGGCCCTCAACGTCTTCCGCATGAAACTCCTCGGCGCCGAGGTCCGCGAGGTCACCAGCGGCACCAGCACCCTCAAGGACGCCACCAACGAAGCCATCCGCGACTGGGTCACGAACGTCCGCGACACCTTCTACATCCTCGGCAGCGTCGTCGGCCCGCACCCGTACCCCGCCATGGTCCGCGACCTCCAGAGCGTCATCGGCGAGGAAGTCAAACGCCAGCTGCAGGAAAAAGAAGGCCGCAGCGTCCCGGACGCGATCATCGCCTGCGTCGGCGGCGGCAGCAACGCCATCGGTATTTTCGCGCCGTTCGCGTACGAGCAGCCCCGCCCCCTCCTGATCGGCGCGGAAGCGGCCGGTGAGGGCGTCGAGAGCGGTCGGCACGCCGCGTCCGTCGCGGGCGGCAAGGTCGGCGTGCTGCACGGCAGCATGATGTATCTCCTGCACGACGACGAAGGCCAGATCCTCCCGGCGCACAGCGTCAGCGCCGGCCTCGACTACCCCGGCATCGGTCCGGAGCACTGCTGGTACAGCGAAACGGGCGCCGCCACGTACGTGCCCGTCACGGACGCGCAGGCCCTCGACGCCCTGCAGCTGCTCGCGCGCACCGAAGGCATCATCCCCGCGCTCGAAAGCGCGCACGCCATTCACCAGGCCATCGAAACCGCCCGTGAACTCGGCGAGGGCAAGGTCATCGTCGTGAACCTCAGCGGCCGCGGCGACAAGGACGTCGTCGAGGTGATGCGCCTCCTGGACGGCGTGGAACGCCAGGAGGTGCACGCATGA
- the gluQRS gene encoding tRNA glutamyl-Q(34) synthetase GluQRS — translation MRVGRFAPSPTGAMHLGNARTALLAWLHSRALGGRHLLRFEDLDAGRVRAWAYDVTRRDLEWLGLGWDQEFTQSERTALYGAAAARLDAYPCTCTRREVLEAVGAPHGAEVVYPGTCREPSARVPGRPAALRWRVPAGEVCARDDLSGNVLCQDLARDVGDVVLARNDGAFAYHLAVVVDDALMGVTDVVRGVDLWPATPRQVALQRALGYGTPRYWHVPLMTDYAGARLAKRGGAPPVMALREAGERPGRVLSALAQSLGWAVPEEVTAGELLPLWRAWATGREGGVD, via the coding sequence ATGAGGGTCGGCCGGTTCGCACCCAGCCCCACGGGCGCCATGCACCTCGGCAACGCCCGCACGGCGCTGCTCGCGTGGCTGCATTCGCGCGCGCTCGGGGGGCGGCATCTGCTGCGCTTCGAGGACCTGGATGCGGGGCGGGTGCGCGCGTGGGCGTACGACGTGACCCGCCGGGACCTGGAGTGGCTGGGCCTCGGCTGGGACCAGGAGTTCACGCAGTCGGAGCGCACGGCCCTGTACGGGGCGGCGGCAGCGCGTCTGGACGCGTACCCGTGCACGTGCACGCGCCGTGAGGTGCTGGAGGCGGTGGGCGCGCCGCACGGCGCGGAGGTGGTGTACCCCGGCACGTGCCGTGAGCCCTCAGCGCGCGTGCCCGGGCGTCCGGCGGCGCTGCGCTGGCGCGTCCCGGCAGGGGAGGTGTGCGCCCGCGATGACCTGAGCGGGAACGTGCTGTGCCAGGACCTCGCGCGGGACGTGGGGGACGTGGTGCTCGCGCGGAACGACGGGGCGTTCGCGTACCATCTGGCGGTCGTGGTGGACGACGCCTTGATGGGCGTCACGGACGTCGTGCGCGGCGTGGATCTGTGGCCCGCGACGCCGCGGCAGGTGGCGCTGCAGCGCGCGCTCGGGTACGGGACGCCGCGCTACTGGCATGTGCCGCTGATGACGGACTATGCGGGCGCGCGCCTCGCGAAGCGGGGGGGCGCGCCGCCTGTCATGGCGCTCCGCGAGGCGGGTGAACGCCCGGGCCGGGTGCTGTCGGCGCTGGCGCAGTCGTTGGGTTGGGCTGTGCCGGAGGAGGTCACGGCCGGTGAGCTGTTGCCGCTGTGGCGTGCGTGGGCCACTGGCCGTGAGGGCGGCGTAGACTGA